From a region of the Streptomyces tirandamycinicus genome:
- a CDS encoding antibiotic biosynthesis monooxygenase family protein, giving the protein MGTVQNGRQNDRLSVVFAVRVIEGGEEGFLEMYDKLRKSVAGTPGHIVERLGEPVDDSRQWVITSEWETPEHFFAWQQSDDHRALVAPLREWVDSTQSLRFRVVMETVKETS; this is encoded by the coding sequence ATGGGCACTGTGCAGAACGGCCGACAGAACGACAGGCTGTCCGTGGTTTTCGCGGTCCGGGTCATCGAGGGCGGCGAAGAGGGGTTCCTGGAAATGTACGACAAGCTCCGGAAGTCCGTCGCCGGCACTCCCGGCCACATCGTCGAGCGGCTCGGTGAGCCCGTCGACGACTCCCGTCAGTGGGTGATCACCAGCGAGTGGGAGACTCCCGAGCACTTCTTCGCCTGGCAGCAGAGCGACGACCACCGCGCCCTGGTGGCCCCGCTCCGCGAATGGGTCGACTCGACGCAGTCCCTGAGGTTCCGAGTCGTCATGGAGACCGTGAAGGAGACGTCATGA